The sequence GAAACCTGCGCTTTCGCCACGTTATCGGTCAACATTGTAGTTGCATCGTGATGATTTTCCCTCCTCTCACTTTGCGAGCTAATGTTTGCCGACACGCCACGAGAGATGCCTATTGTCGGGCGTCCCATTGAACATCAGTCGTCTAGCGTCCCTCTATTTGTCCGTACGAGTCATTGGCTTACCACATGGAGAATGGTAGCGGGCCCTTTTATGGTTTGGCCAAAGCCTCAACTCCCGGATTTGTTGTTCCCTTTCCACGCATGATCGTTGTCTCTGTACACGCTCGATACTCGATCACCTTATTCCTATTGGGAGCAAACGGTACACGCCTGTACACGGTCGTCCAACACGAACGACCGGAGCTAAAACACGCTGACAATATGAATGCTGCCATACAGCAACTTCTCGCTCTTCCAGTGCCACTCAATAGCTCTGTCCGCGCTACGGCTACGAAGGTGTTTTGCGCGGTCCCATCTGAATGACCTCCCCTCGTCCCCAGTGGAAAACCTGCGTGCTGGCGCGTTCCGCTGCGTCGGGTTCCGTTTGTTTAGTTGTTCGTACTCAGCTGTGTAAGCATTGGGTTGTACAGAATGGCCGTGCTTATTCTGCTAGAATTCTACGAGCGTCCTCGATCTTCTTTGACGCGGCAGCGATAAGTTCCTTTGTCCTGTCTTCCAACAGTGATCGCTGGAGGGCCTTATACGCCTCTAATACCACTTGTTGGCCCCTAATCAGcacctccttcgcctcccccaGCAGTTGCTGAACTTCCTCCCTGACGTCTCCTCCAACGTCACCTGCTATGTCGCGAACAAACTTTCTCGCTTCCACGACTGCATTCCTCAAGGCCTGTTGTAGCTCCGTAGCCTCTGCCTCCACTGCGTCGCCTGGAGTatccccgccggcgcgccgcaagTGCCGGTCAACGGGCTCGCGACCTAAAAACGACGAAAGAACCGGAGCTTGCTCCTGGATGTacttcgccttctgcgccacTATCTCACCGAAGATATGCGCTTTCTCGCACGCCAATGGGTCAGCCCCGGGCAGGCCTTGGCACGCCCTCAGTTGGATATTCAAGTCTTTTAAAGCCCGTGCGAGCTGAAGCAGCTCTTCAATTTCTTCCAACTTTTGCTTGATTTTTGACTGCTGAaacgctgctgccgcgcgttTTTGCGTATCTTTGAGGTAGTCGCCAAGTCCCGCCCCGGGCAAGTCTTTCGCTCCAGATGCCACCTCTTCAGCTTCTAGCTTCGCAGAGGCATCCCGATATGCCTTCCTGGCACCCTCCAGCTGCTTAACTGCTCTCCCGACTTCAAAGCTGACTTCGACAGCACCTGTCCCTTGAAGCCGTAAGATGTACGCCGACTTCTGCGACCCGCCTGGCGTATCCGCATCCGCGGGTGGAGAAGGTGCTGCCGAAGATGGAGGGAACGTACGCTTTGAGGGGACCCGTCCAGAATTACACGGGGGTTCCGGACTGCCGTCGTCATGCTTTTCTGCCCGCTCGCGTACGGGCAATCCAGCACGATGCTGCAAGGTCTCTTCACTGCGCTCCCCCTGGCGAAATCCATGATGCTTTGAGAGCGCAGTCTCCGAAAGGTGTTCGGAC is a genomic window of Besnoitia besnoiti strain Bb-Ger1 chromosome IV, whole genome shotgun sequence containing:
- a CDS encoding putative 3-methyl-adenine DNA glycosylase (encoded by transcript BESB_053360), whose product is MRVLGSARKLQGAVAFGLFVAGVAVFGDLDQRVHGLPVVGQPVPPYGQVAAGLSRSLTNGIVQQDGALEVERTDGTPSPARAEAAPLRLEAARTGRMEAELSTATDMASDKLVRRPLRATTHKPEATVIAGDPDSAVSEHLSETALSKHHGFRQGERSEETLQHRAGLPVRERAEKHDDGSPEPPCNSGRVPSKRTFPPSSAAPSPPADADTPGGSQKSAYILRLQGTGAVEVSFEVGRAVKQLEGARKAYRDASAKLEAEEVASGAKDLPGAGLGDYLKDTQKRAAAAFQQSKIKQKLEEIEELLQLARALKDLNIQLRACQGLPGADPLACEKAHIFGEIVAQKAKYIQEQAPVLSSFLGREPVDRHLRRAGGDTPGDAVEAEATELQQALRNAVVEARKFVRDIAGDVGGDVREEVQQLLGEAKEVLIRGQQVVLEAYKALQRSLLEDRTKELIAAASKKIEDARRILAE